In Bacillus toyonensis BCT-7112, a single window of DNA contains:
- a CDS encoding PH domain-containing protein, with the protein MTTLLNQAREMLTTDEKILFYAACSLDIFIYRSVARPGLLILTDKRLFFYGPDVSKNPTFEEYAFAKISNLKEQKHLFSNQIVFMYDTEWKRIKHIQTTDVSSFVQKIKNQLPK; encoded by the coding sequence ATGACAACTTTATTGAATCAAGCTAGAGAAATGTTAACAACTGATGAAAAAATTCTTTTTTATGCAGCATGTTCATTAGACATATTTATTTATCGTTCCGTCGCAAGGCCAGGCCTATTGATTTTAACGGACAAAAGGCTATTCTTTTATGGACCAGATGTAAGTAAGAATCCAACATTTGAAGAGTACGCTTTCGCAAAAATTTCTAATCTAAAAGAACAAAAGCACCTTTTCAGCAATCAAATTGTATTTATGTATGATACGGAATGGAAAAGAATAAAACATATTCAAACAACTGATGTGAGCTCTTTTGTTCAAAAAATAAAAAATCAGCTCCCTAAATAA
- the ruvX gene encoding Holliday junction resolvase RuvX, protein MRILGLDVGTKTVGVAMSDEMGWTAQGLETIKINEERGHFGFDRISELVKQYNVDKIVVGLPKNMNGTIGPRGEACQQFAENLRELLQLDVVMWDERLSTMAAERLLISADVSRKKRKQVIDKMAAVVILQGFLDSK, encoded by the coding sequence ATGCGGATATTAGGTTTAGATGTGGGTACAAAAACAGTCGGAGTTGCAATGAGCGACGAAATGGGCTGGACAGCACAAGGATTGGAAACAATCAAGATTAACGAAGAACGAGGTCACTTTGGTTTTGACCGTATTTCTGAGTTAGTAAAGCAGTACAATGTGGACAAAATAGTAGTAGGTTTACCTAAAAATATGAATGGTACAATTGGCCCACGTGGTGAAGCGTGCCAGCAATTTGCAGAAAACCTACGAGAGCTGTTACAATTAGACGTTGTAATGTGGGACGAGCGTTTGTCGACGATGGCGGCGGAGCGTCTACTCATTTCAGCTGATGTAAGTCGTAAGAAGCGAAAGCAAGTAATCGATAAGATGGCTGCAGTCGTAATCTTACAAGGATTTTTAGATAGTAAATAA
- the cymR gene encoding cysteine metabolism transcriptional regulator CymR, whose amino-acid sequence MKISTKGRYGLTIMIDLAKKFGEGPISLKSIAQAHDLSEHYLEQLISPLRNARLVKSTRGAYGGYVLSDQPANITAGDVIRVLEGPISVVEMIEEEEPAQRQLWMRVRDAVQEVLDSTTLEDLVRYEEENHGGYMFYI is encoded by the coding sequence ATGAAGATTTCAACAAAAGGCCGCTACGGCTTAACAATTATGATCGATCTTGCAAAAAAGTTTGGTGAAGGTCCGATTTCATTAAAATCAATCGCACAAGCACATGACTTATCGGAACATTACTTAGAACAATTAATTTCACCACTTCGTAACGCTCGTCTTGTAAAGAGTACGCGTGGTGCATATGGCGGATATGTATTATCTGATCAACCGGCTAACATTACAGCTGGGGATGTAATCCGTGTACTAGAGGGTCCAATTAGTGTTGTAGAAATGATAGAAGAAGAAGAACCAGCACAGCGCCAATTATGGATGCGTGTTCGAGATGCGGTGCAAGAAGTGTTAGATAGTACAACTTTAGAAGATTTAGTGCGTTATGAGGAAGAAAATCACGGGGGCTATATGTTTTACATTTAA
- the mltG gene encoding endolytic transglycosylase MltG, producing MIENQVKKKRRRIFLFSIIALLLVCGSVYAYISSALGPVDSGNKKEIEVEIPKGSSTSKIGEILEEKGAVKNGTVFSFYTKAKSKNLQAGTYLLNPSMSASDVIEQMSSGNVHRPALYKVTIKEGAQVTEIAETVASELKWNKDDVTRQLNDKAFIQKMQQKYPKLLTDKIFDSNIKYPLEGYLYPATYSFYKKDTTLEEIVIPMLEKTNAIIVQNEAKMKAKNWDVHQLLTLSSLIEEEATGFTDRQKISSVFYNRLAKGMPLQTDPTVLYALGKHKQRVLYEDLKVNSPYNTYVVKGLPVGPIANSGKHSVEAALEPAQTDYYYFLAAPSGEVYYAKTLEEHNALKQKYITKKQ from the coding sequence TTGATAGAGAATCAAGTGAAAAAGAAGCGTAGACGCATTTTTTTATTTTCGATTATTGCACTGCTTTTAGTTTGTGGTTCAGTCTATGCGTATATTTCATCGGCATTAGGACCAGTTGATAGCGGGAATAAAAAAGAGATTGAAGTAGAAATTCCGAAAGGATCATCTACTAGTAAAATTGGTGAAATTTTAGAAGAAAAGGGTGCTGTGAAAAACGGTACAGTTTTTAGCTTTTATACAAAGGCTAAATCAAAAAACTTACAAGCTGGTACATATTTATTAAATCCTTCAATGAGTGCCTCAGATGTCATTGAACAAATGTCATCTGGTAATGTACATCGTCCAGCTCTGTATAAAGTGACGATAAAAGAAGGAGCGCAAGTAACTGAAATTGCAGAAACGGTTGCGAGTGAATTAAAGTGGAATAAAGATGATGTTACGCGTCAATTGAACGATAAAGCATTTATTCAAAAAATGCAGCAAAAGTATCCGAAGTTATTAACGGATAAAATCTTTGATAGTAATATTAAATATCCATTAGAAGGGTATTTATATCCTGCGACGTATTCGTTCTATAAGAAAGATACAACGTTAGAAGAAATCGTAATTCCAATGCTTGAGAAAACAAATGCAATCATTGTTCAAAACGAGGCGAAAATGAAAGCGAAGAACTGGGATGTTCATCAGCTTTTAACATTGTCTTCACTGATTGAAGAAGAGGCGACTGGTTTTACAGATCGCCAAAAGATTTCTAGTGTTTTTTATAATCGCTTAGCAAAAGGTATGCCCCTTCAAACAGATCCAACGGTATTATACGCGCTTGGAAAGCATAAGCAACGTGTATTATACGAGGATTTAAAGGTGAATTCACCGTATAATACGTATGTTGTAAAAGGATTACCAGTTGGACCGATTGCGAACTCTGGTAAACATTCAGTGGAAGCTGCGTTAGAACCTGCGCAAACAGATTATTATTATTTCTTAGCTGCACCAAGTGGTGAAGTGTACTATGCGAAAACATTAGAAGAGCATAATGCATTAAAGCAAAAATATATTACGAAAAAACAGTGA
- a CDS encoding YrzQ family protein yields MNLRNSLIALGVGAAAYQYARKQDVFSKRNMKKARKMIKSYL; encoded by the coding sequence TTGAATCTACGCAATTCATTAATCGCATTAGGTGTTGGAGCTGCAGCATATCAATATGCTCGCAAGCAAGATGTATTTTCAAAACGCAATATGAAAAAAGCACGTAAGATGATTAAATCTTATTTATAA
- the alaS gene encoding alanine--tRNA ligase, translating to MKQLTGAQIRQMFLDFFQEKGHAVEPSASLVPHEDPSLLWINSGVATLKKYFDGRVIPQNPRITNAQKSIRTNDIENVGKTARHHTFFEMLGNFSIGDYFKEEAITWAWEFLTSDKWIGFDKELLSVTIHPEDEEAFTIWNEKMGVPKERIIRLEENFWDIGEGPSGPNTEIFYDRGEAYGNDFSDPELYPGGENERYLEVWNLVFSQFNHNPDGSYTPLPKKNIDTGMGLERMTSIVQDVPTNFDTDLFMPMIGATESISGEKYRNGDLEKDMAFKVIADHIRTVTFAVGDGALPSNEGRGYVLRRLLRRAVRYSKKLNINRPFMFELVPVVGEVMKDFYPEVLEKKDFIAKVVKNEEERFHETLHDGEAILAEVIAKAKEEKTTVISGVDAFRLYDTYGFPIELTEEYAEEAGMTVDHKGFEAEMEKQRERARAARQDVDSMQVQGGVLGEVKVASEFVGYGTVATESNIVALVKNGEYTDSLQAGEEGQLMLDVTPFYAESGGQIADRGYLLADGVKVVVKDVQKAPNGQNLHKVVVEEGTLTKGAAVKAVIDTKNRSSVVKNHTATHLLHQALKDVLGTHVNQAGSLVTSERLRFDFSHFGQVQADELEKIERIVNEKIWESINVEISQKSIEEAKEMGAMALFGEKYGDVVRVVQVGDYSLELCGGCHVDNTASIGIFKIVAESGIGAGTRRIEAVTGKSAYELMNDQVGLLKEAAGKMKTNPKDILTRVDGLFAEVKQLQKENESLAAKLSNIEAGNLTDSVMTVDGVNVLAAKVNVADMNNLRTMMDDLKNKLESAVVVLVSVNDDKVNILAGVTKDLISQGYHAGKLVKEVASRCGGGGGGRPDMAQAGGKNPAQVEEALAFVQEYVKSVSK from the coding sequence ATGAAACAACTAACAGGCGCACAAATTCGTCAAATGTTTTTAGACTTTTTCCAAGAAAAAGGACATGCAGTAGAACCTAGTGCATCACTAGTCCCACATGAAGATCCATCTCTTCTATGGATTAACAGTGGTGTAGCAACATTAAAAAAATATTTTGATGGACGCGTAATCCCGCAAAATCCACGTATTACAAATGCTCAAAAATCAATTCGTACAAACGATATTGAAAACGTAGGGAAAACAGCTCGTCACCATACATTCTTTGAAATGTTAGGGAACTTCTCGATCGGTGATTACTTCAAAGAAGAAGCAATTACTTGGGCTTGGGAATTTTTAACGAGCGACAAGTGGATTGGATTCGATAAAGAATTACTATCAGTTACAATCCATCCGGAAGATGAAGAAGCATTTACAATTTGGAATGAGAAAATGGGTGTTCCAAAAGAGCGCATCATCCGCTTAGAAGAAAACTTCTGGGATATCGGTGAAGGACCAAGTGGACCGAATACAGAGATTTTCTATGATCGCGGGGAAGCTTACGGTAATGACTTTAGTGACCCAGAATTATATCCGGGCGGAGAAAACGAGCGTTACTTAGAAGTATGGAACCTTGTATTCTCTCAATTTAACCATAATCCAGACGGTTCATATACACCACTTCCTAAGAAGAACATTGATACAGGGATGGGTCTAGAGCGTATGACATCTATCGTTCAAGATGTACCTACGAACTTTGATACGGATCTATTCATGCCAATGATTGGTGCAACAGAATCAATTTCTGGTGAGAAGTATCGTAATGGAGACTTAGAAAAAGATATGGCGTTTAAAGTCATTGCTGACCATATTCGTACAGTAACATTCGCTGTTGGTGATGGTGCTCTTCCATCTAACGAAGGCCGTGGTTATGTATTACGTCGTTTATTACGCCGTGCTGTTCGTTATTCTAAGAAATTAAACATCAACCGTCCATTCATGTTTGAATTAGTACCGGTTGTTGGAGAAGTAATGAAAGACTTCTATCCAGAAGTACTGGAAAAGAAAGATTTCATCGCAAAAGTTGTGAAAAATGAAGAAGAACGCTTCCACGAAACACTTCATGATGGTGAAGCAATTTTAGCTGAAGTTATTGCAAAAGCGAAAGAAGAAAAAACAACTGTTATTTCTGGCGTAGATGCGTTCCGTTTATACGACACGTACGGTTTCCCAATTGAATTAACAGAAGAATATGCAGAAGAAGCTGGTATGACAGTTGACCATAAAGGTTTTGAAGCTGAAATGGAAAAACAACGTGAGCGTGCACGTGCTGCTCGTCAAGACGTTGATTCTATGCAAGTTCAAGGCGGTGTACTTGGTGAAGTTAAAGTAGCGAGCGAATTCGTTGGTTACGGTACAGTTGCAACAGAAAGTAACATTGTTGCACTTGTGAAAAACGGTGAGTATACAGATAGCTTACAAGCAGGTGAAGAAGGACAGTTAATGCTTGATGTAACACCATTCTATGCTGAGAGCGGCGGACAAATTGCAGACCGTGGTTACCTTCTTGCTGATGGCGTGAAAGTTGTTGTAAAAGATGTACAAAAAGCACCAAATGGTCAAAACTTACACAAAGTAGTTGTGGAAGAAGGTACATTAACGAAAGGTGCGGCTGTAAAAGCTGTTATCGATACGAAAAACCGTAGTAGCGTTGTGAAAAACCATACAGCAACTCACTTACTACACCAAGCGTTAAAAGATGTACTTGGAACGCATGTTAACCAAGCAGGTTCTCTTGTAACTTCTGAACGTTTACGCTTTGACTTCTCTCACTTCGGTCAAGTACAAGCTGACGAATTAGAAAAAATTGAGCGTATCGTAAACGAGAAAATTTGGGAAAGTATTAACGTTGAGATTTCTCAAAAATCAATCGAAGAAGCGAAAGAAATGGGTGCAATGGCATTATTCGGTGAAAAATACGGTGATGTTGTACGCGTTGTACAAGTAGGCGATTACAGCTTAGAGCTTTGCGGTGGTTGTCACGTTGATAACACAGCTTCTATCGGTATTTTCAAAATCGTTGCTGAGTCTGGTATCGGTGCAGGAACTCGTCGTATTGAGGCGGTAACTGGTAAGTCTGCATACGAATTAATGAACGATCAAGTAGGTTTATTAAAAGAAGCAGCAGGAAAAATGAAAACAAATCCGAAAGATATTTTAACGAGAGTTGATGGCTTATTTGCTGAAGTGAAACAACTTCAAAAAGAAAATGAATCTCTTGCTGCAAAATTAAGCAATATCGAAGCTGGAAACTTAACTGATTCAGTAATGACAGTTGATGGCGTAAACGTATTAGCAGCGAAAGTAAATGTTGCAGATATGAACAACTTACGTACGATGATGGATGACCTTAAAAATAAATTAGAGTCTGCAGTTGTTGTATTAGTGTCTGTAAATGACGATAAAGTAAACATTTTAGCTGGCGTAACGAAAGATTTAATTAGCCAAGGTTACCATGCTGGTAAACTTGTGAAAGAAGTAGCTTCTCGTTGTGGCGGTGGCGGTGGTGGCCGTCCTGATATGGCTCAAGCGGGCGGTAAAAACCCAGCACAAGTTGAAGAAGCTTTAGCATTTGTACAAGAGTACGTTAAATCTGTTTCAAAATAA
- a CDS encoding AI-2E family transporter: MKNLKIIWIYRLGLLLLVFLCLLVFLKIKPLWAPIIFVCKVAITPFLIACFIAYLLHPLIEKIHKEGMPRTLAILLIYILFFGGIGYGIYKGTPVVIKQLQEINEQFPQFTKMYDSWMDGVTEQTANFPSFIHEKVKQIFVGVEMKIQTLLNKVMSTARGVLDSLLIIFLIPFIVFYILKDYGEFYHIFWKLVPSKWRSTGQMLAKEIDKSLGSYIRGQLFVCLVLGGVSVLSFWFIGMKYPLLLGIIIGVTDIIPYFGPILGAIPTLMIAATVSTSLLIKAGITIAILQFLESNILSPYIVGKSLRMHPVIIMLALLVGGEIAGIVGLLISVPILAVIRTVIVHVRPLWKREDV; the protein is encoded by the coding sequence GTGAAGAATCTTAAAATCATTTGGATATACCGTTTAGGATTATTGTTACTTGTATTTCTTTGTTTGCTTGTCTTCTTAAAGATCAAGCCACTATGGGCGCCGATTATTTTTGTATGTAAAGTGGCGATTACACCGTTTCTTATCGCTTGTTTTATTGCGTATTTATTGCATCCTTTAATTGAAAAAATTCATAAGGAAGGGATGCCGCGCACACTCGCTATTTTGCTCATTTACATCCTGTTCTTTGGCGGGATTGGCTATGGGATTTATAAAGGAACGCCAGTTGTTATTAAACAGTTACAAGAAATTAATGAACAATTTCCGCAGTTCACAAAAATGTATGATTCTTGGATGGATGGCGTTACAGAACAAACAGCGAATTTCCCATCATTTATTCATGAAAAGGTAAAGCAAATTTTCGTTGGTGTAGAAATGAAGATACAAACGCTTTTAAATAAAGTTATGAGCACAGCCCGTGGTGTACTGGATTCATTGCTCATTATTTTCTTGATTCCGTTCATTGTATTTTACATATTAAAAGATTACGGTGAGTTTTATCATATCTTTTGGAAACTAGTTCCGAGTAAGTGGCGTAGTACGGGTCAAATGCTTGCGAAAGAAATTGATAAATCACTCGGAAGTTATATTCGAGGACAGTTATTTGTTTGCTTAGTATTAGGGGGAGTATCTGTTCTTTCTTTTTGGTTTATCGGTATGAAGTATCCATTGCTGCTCGGCATTATTATTGGGGTAACGGATATAATCCCATACTTTGGTCCTATTTTAGGGGCGATTCCCACGTTGATGATTGCGGCAACGGTATCAACGAGTTTACTCATTAAGGCGGGGATTACAATTGCTATTTTGCAATTTTTGGAAAGTAACATTTTATCGCCTTACATCGTTGGTAAGTCGCTTCGTATGCACCCCGTTATTATTATGCTTGCCTTACTAGTTGGAGGAGAGATAGCCGGGATTGTAGGATTGCTAATATCGGTTCCGATTTTAGCAGTTATTCGTACAGTGATTGTTCATGTGAGGCCTCTTTGGAAAAGAGAAGATGTTTAA
- a CDS encoding tetratricopeptide repeat protein, with protein sequence MSNKLETGIQYMQEGNWEEAAKNFTEAIEENPKDALGYINFANLLDVLGDSERAILFYKRALELDDKSAAAYYGLGNVYYGQEQFAEAKSVFEQAMQSGLQSADVTFMLGITHVQLGNDRLALPFLQRATELDEDDVEAVFQCGLCFARLEHIQEAKPYFEKVLEMDEEHADAYYNLGVAYVFEENNEKALTLFKKATEIQPDHFLAGNGIRLLEQEAE encoded by the coding sequence ATGTCAAACAAACTTGAAACAGGTATTCAATATATGCAAGAAGGAAACTGGGAAGAAGCAGCTAAAAATTTTACAGAAGCAATCGAAGAAAATCCGAAAGATGCGCTTGGATATATTAACTTTGCGAATTTATTAGATGTATTAGGTGATAGTGAACGAGCAATTTTATTTTATAAGCGTGCATTAGAGTTAGATGATAAATCTGCGGCTGCTTATTATGGCTTAGGAAACGTATATTACGGTCAAGAGCAATTTGCAGAGGCAAAATCTGTATTTGAACAAGCAATGCAATCGGGCTTACAGTCAGCTGATGTAACATTTATGTTAGGTATTACACATGTGCAACTTGGAAATGATCGTCTTGCATTACCATTTTTACAAAGAGCGACGGAATTAGATGAAGACGATGTAGAAGCTGTTTTCCAATGCGGACTTTGCTTCGCGCGACTAGAACATATTCAAGAGGCAAAACCTTATTTTGAAAAGGTATTAGAAATGGATGAAGAGCATGCAGATGCGTATTATAATTTAGGTGTTGCGTACGTATTTGAAGAAAATAACGAGAAAGCTCTTACTTTATTTAAGAAAGCAACTGAAATTCAGCCAGACCACTTTTTAGCTGGTAATGGTATTCGTTTATTAGAGCAAGAAGCTGAATAA
- a CDS encoding cysteine desulfurase family protein has product MERIYLDHAATSPTHPEVVEKMIPYMTETFGNPSSIHFYGRQARHAVDEARRVCAKSIHANPNEIIFTSGGTEADNLALIGVARANRHKGNHIITTEIEHHAILHTCELLEREGFEVTYLPVDETGRVQLSDIQKALTEETILVSIMFGNNEVGTMQSIAEIGKLLKEHQAYFHTDAVQAYGLVEINVKEFGIDLLSISAHKINGPKGVGFLYASANLKFEPLLIGGEQERKRRAGTENVPSIVGLQHAILLAEKTREQKNAQYEEFKDIMVSVFKNEGITFEVNGNLEYRLPHVLNISFTGMNIEPFLVNLDLAGIAVSSGSACTAGSIDPSHVLVAMFGKDSDQIRSSVRFSFGLGNTKEQIEKAAYETVKIVKRLTQN; this is encoded by the coding sequence ATGGAACGCATTTACTTAGATCATGCTGCGACATCTCCGACTCACCCAGAAGTGGTCGAAAAGATGATTCCATATATGACAGAAACATTCGGAAACCCGTCTAGTATTCACTTTTATGGACGTCAAGCGCGCCATGCAGTAGATGAGGCGAGACGCGTGTGTGCAAAAAGCATCCATGCGAACCCGAATGAAATTATATTCACGAGCGGTGGTACAGAAGCTGATAATTTAGCGCTTATAGGTGTAGCACGCGCAAACCGTCATAAAGGTAACCACATTATAACGACGGAAATTGAACATCATGCGATTTTGCATACGTGTGAATTGCTTGAGCGTGAAGGGTTTGAAGTGACATATTTACCTGTCGATGAAACGGGGCGTGTTCAACTTTCTGACATACAAAAGGCATTAACAGAAGAGACAATTCTTGTATCTATTATGTTTGGGAATAATGAAGTAGGGACGATGCAATCGATTGCGGAAATAGGAAAACTGCTAAAAGAGCATCAAGCTTATTTCCATACAGATGCGGTACAAGCTTATGGTTTAGTAGAAATAAATGTGAAAGAGTTTGGGATTGATTTATTATCAATTTCAGCGCACAAAATTAACGGGCCAAAAGGCGTAGGGTTCTTATACGCTAGTGCAAATTTGAAATTTGAACCGTTATTAATAGGCGGAGAGCAAGAAAGAAAACGCCGTGCTGGTACTGAAAATGTACCTAGTATTGTCGGACTTCAACATGCAATTCTTTTAGCTGAAAAAACTCGTGAGCAAAAAAATGCCCAATATGAAGAGTTTAAAGATATAATGGTATCTGTCTTCAAAAATGAAGGCATTACTTTCGAGGTAAACGGAAACTTGGAATATCGCTTACCACATGTGTTGAATATCAGTTTTACAGGAATGAACATTGAACCATTTCTTGTGAACTTAGACTTAGCTGGCATTGCAGTATCAAGTGGTTCTGCTTGTACAGCTGGTTCGATTGATCCATCACATGTATTAGTGGCGATGTTCGGAAAAGACTCCGATCAAATACGTTCATCCGTACGCTTTAGTTTCGGTCTTGGAAATACGAAAGAGCAAATTGAAAAAGCGGCGTACGAAACAGTGAAAATCGTGAAGCGATTAACACAAAATTAG
- the mnmA gene encoding tRNA 2-thiouridine(34) synthase MnmA — translation MNKLPHETRVVIGMSGGVDSSVAALLLKEQGYDVIGIFMKNWDDTDENGVCTATEDYNDVIEVCNQIGIPYYAVNFEKQYWDKVFTYFLDEYRAGRTPNPDVMCNKEIKFKAFLEHAIALGADYVATGHYARVAYMDGEYKMLRGVDDNKDQTYFLNQLSQEQLSKTMFPLGELKKPQIREMATEAGLATAAKKDSTGICFIGERNFKDFLSNYLPAQPGVMQTLSGEVKGKHDGLMYYTIGQRHGLGIGGNGDPWFAVGKNLKDNILYVDQGFHNELLYGDEVIATNVGWVSNKAKETEFKCTAKFRYRQADNKVTVQIVDENTVRILCDEPIRAITPGQAVVFYDGDECLGGATIDEVYHSGKKLDYLG, via the coding sequence ATGAACAAACTACCTCATGAAACACGCGTTGTCATCGGGATGTCCGGTGGCGTCGATTCATCTGTAGCAGCTCTTTTATTAAAAGAGCAAGGTTATGATGTGATCGGAATTTTTATGAAAAACTGGGATGATACAGATGAGAATGGTGTCTGCACAGCAACAGAAGATTACAATGATGTAATTGAAGTGTGTAACCAAATCGGTATTCCGTATTATGCAGTAAACTTTGAAAAACAATACTGGGACAAAGTATTTACGTACTTCTTAGATGAGTACCGAGCTGGTCGTACACCAAACCCAGATGTAATGTGTAACAAAGAAATTAAATTTAAAGCATTTTTAGAGCATGCAATTGCGCTTGGTGCTGATTATGTAGCGACAGGCCATTATGCACGTGTTGCTTATATGGACGGCGAATATAAAATGCTTCGCGGCGTTGATGACAATAAAGACCAAACGTATTTCTTAAATCAATTAAGCCAAGAGCAATTATCAAAAACAATGTTCCCATTAGGTGAATTAAAGAAACCGCAAATTCGCGAAATGGCGACAGAAGCTGGTTTAGCGACAGCGGCGAAGAAAGATAGTACTGGTATTTGCTTCATTGGCGAGCGTAACTTTAAAGATTTCTTAAGTAACTATTTACCAGCGCAACCAGGTGTGATGCAAACGTTATCTGGTGAAGTGAAAGGAAAACATGACGGTTTAATGTACTATACAATTGGACAACGTCATGGCCTTGGTATTGGTGGTAACGGTGATCCATGGTTCGCTGTTGGGAAAAACTTAAAAGACAACATTTTATATGTTGATCAAGGATTCCATAATGAACTTCTATATGGTGATGAAGTTATCGCTACGAATGTAGGATGGGTAAGTAACAAAGCAAAAGAAACAGAATTTAAATGCACAGCGAAATTCCGCTATCGTCAAGCAGATAATAAAGTAACGGTTCAAATTGTTGATGAAAATACAGTTCGTATTCTTTGTGATGAGCCAATTCGTGCGATTACGCCAGGCCAAGCAGTTGTTTTCTATGATGGAGATGAGTGCTTAGGCGGCGCTACAATTGATGAAGTATATCATAGTGGTAAGAAATTAGATTATTTAGGATAA
- a CDS encoding DUF1292 domain-containing protein: MEENQITIVDEKGNEHLCEIVFTFDAEKFGKKSYVVFSPIGEVDEDGDQIYDAMAYEQNEEEGGTLLPIESEEEWEMVQEMFNTLADEQEAE, from the coding sequence ATGGAAGAAAATCAAATTACAATTGTAGACGAAAAAGGTAACGAACATTTATGTGAGATTGTTTTCACTTTTGATGCTGAAAAATTTGGCAAAAAATCATATGTAGTCTTCTCTCCAATCGGTGAAGTAGACGAAGATGGAGACCAAATTTATGATGCAATGGCTTATGAGCAAAATGAAGAAGAGGGCGGAACTTTACTTCCAATCGAATCTGAAGAAGAGTGGGAAATGGTACAAGAAATGTTCAACACTCTAGCTGATGAGCAAGAAGCTGAATAA
- a CDS encoding IreB family regulatory phosphoprotein, with protein sequence MDGFDKTMKFSIQDEKQSVHVNDVLLTVYDALQEKGYNPINQIVGYLLSGDPAYIPRHKDARSIVRKLERDEIIEELVKSYLKHHREE encoded by the coding sequence ATGGACGGTTTTGATAAAACAATGAAGTTTAGCATTCAAGATGAAAAACAGAGTGTCCATGTAAATGATGTACTTTTAACTGTGTATGATGCACTTCAAGAAAAAGGCTATAATCCGATTAACCAAATCGTCGGTTATTTATTAAGTGGAGATCCAGCATACATACCTCGCCATAAAGATGCACGAAGCATCGTTCGCAAACTTGAACGTGATGAGATAATTGAAGAGCTTGTGAAGTCTTACTTGAAACATCATCGTGAGGAGTAG